In Sander lucioperca isolate FBNREF2018 chromosome 12, SLUC_FBN_1.2, whole genome shotgun sequence, one DNA window encodes the following:
- the LOC116062070 gene encoding glucose-induced degradation protein 8-B homolog, whose amino-acid sequence MSYAEKPEDITREEWMDKLNNVHIQRADMNRLIMNYLVTEGFKEAAEKFRMESGIEPSVDLDSLDERIKIREMLLKGQIQDAIALINSLHPELLDTNRYLYFHLQQQHLIELIRLRETEAALEFAQSQLAEQGEESRECLTEMERTLALLAFDNPEESPFGDLLNMMQRQKVWSEVNQCVLDYENRESTPKLAKLLKLLLWAQNELDQKKVKYPKMTDLSKGTIEDPK is encoded by the exons ATGAGTTATGCAGAGAAGCCGGAGGACATAACAAGGGAAGAGTGGATGGATAAACTCAACAATGTCCATATTCAGAGAGCTGATATGAACAGGCTCATTATGAACTACCTCGTGACAG AGGGTTTCAAGGAGGCAGCCGAGAAGTTCAGGATGGAGTCTGGAATAGAGCCTAGTGTCGACTTGGATTCCCTAGATGAAAGAATTAAGATCAGAGAGATGCTCCTGAAGGGACAGATCCAAGACGCCATTGCACTGATCAACAGTCTGCACCCAGAGCTGCTGGATACTAACCGTTACCTCTACTTCCACCTACAG cagcagcatctgATTGAGCTGATTCGTTTGAGGGAGACTGAAGCTGCCCTTGAATTTGCCCAGTCTCAGTTAGCAGAGCAGGGAGAGGAGAGCCGGGAATGTCTGACCGAGATGGAGAGGACACTGGCCCTGCTGGCATTTGACAACCCTGAGGAGTCACCTTTTGGAGATCTGCTCAATATGATGCAGAGACAAAAG GTATGGAGTGAAGTAAATCAGTGTGTGCTAGACTATGAAAACAGAGAGTCAACACCCAAGCTGGCCAAGCTCCTGAAGCTACTGCTGTGGGCTCAAAATGAACTTGACCAAAAGAAAGTGAAGTATCCCAAAATGACAGACCTCAGCAAGGGAACCATTGAAGACCCAAAATAA